The DNA segment GAAGGCCACCATGCCGTAGCGGGAGACGCCGCCGTAGGTGGGCTTGACGCCGACCGTGCCGGTGACGGACGCGGGCTGGCGGATGGAACCGCCGGTGTCCGTGCCGATGGCGAGCGGGGCCTCGTAGGAGGCGAGGGCGGCGCTGGAGCCGCCGCCGGAGCCGCCGGGGATCTTGGTGAGGTCCCAGGGGTTGCCGGTCGGGCCGTAGGCGCTGTTCTCGGTGGAGGACCCCATGGCGAACTCGTCCATGTTGGTCTTGCCGAGGATGACGACGTCGGCGGCCTTGAGCTTCTTGGTCAGCGTCGCGTCGTACGGCGGGAGCCAGCCTTCGAGGATCTTCGAGCCGACGGTGGTGGGCACGCCCTCCGTCGTGAAGATGTCCTTGAGCGCGAGCGGGACACCGGCCAGCGGGCCGAGCTTCTCGCCGCGGGCGCGCTTCTCGTCCACGGCGCGGGCCTGGGCGAGCGCGCCCTCGCGGTCGACGTGCAGGAAGGCGTGCACCTTCTCGTCGACGGCCTCGATGCGCGCCAGATGGGCCTCGGTCACCTCGACGGCGGTGACCTCGCCGGCGGCGATCTTCGCCGCGATCTCGGCGGCCGTGAGCTTGATCAGGTCTGCCATAGCCCTTGCTTCTTCGTTCGCTTCTCCGCCCGCGCGGCGCAGAGGTGCGGCTTTCGCGGTCGAGTGCGGCCCGGCGGCCGCGCGCGCGTCGCTCACGGTCACTCCTCCCCCAGGATCTGCGGCACCTTGAAACGCTGCTGCTCCTGGGCCGGGGCGCCGGAGAGCGCCTGCTCGGGGGTCAGCGACGGACGGACCTCGTCCGGCCGCATGACGTTGGTCAGGGGCAGCGGGTGGGAGGTCGGCGGTACGTCTTGGTCGGCGACCTCGGAGACGCGGGCGACCGCGCCGATGATGTCGTCGAGCTGTCCGGCGAAGTGGTCGAGCTCTTCTGCCTTCAGCTCCAGACGTGCCAGCCGGGCGAGGTGGGCGACCTCCTCGCGCGTGATGCCAGGCATGCAGCGATCCTCTGGTGTTCTGGGCGGAGTGTTCCGGGCGGAGAGTCCAGGAGGAGCCTTCTCGTCGAATGCTCCTGTGAACTTTTCCGGCCCAATCCTATGGCGTACGGAAGAGCTGCCGCGAAACCGTTTCGCCGGGGGCGGCCGTGATCACCGGGAGGCCGGCGTTTTCCCGATCCGCCGGAGGTGCGCGACGGGCCCCGGGGAGGCCGGGGCGGGGGCGGCTCGTCCCGGGCCTCCGGCTTCCGCCCTCAATCCTGCCGCCCCTGCTCGTGCGCGTGCCGCTCTTCCTCCAGCGGCTGTGGCTGTTGCTGCCGCTGCTCGTCCTCGACGGACGCGGGGCCACCGCCGGGGACGTCACCGGCATCGGGGACGCCGCCGCCGTCGGGCGCGTCACCGCCGTCGGGTACGCCGCCGCGGCCGGACAGGTCGGTCTCGCCGGACGCGTCGCTGCCCTCGGCCGCGTCACCGCCGCCGGACGCGTCAGTGGCACCGGACGCCTCGGAGGCGCTCGCGGGGGTCTGTGCAGGTGCTTCGGAGCGGGGACACGGGACGGCCGGTGGCCGGGTCAGTTCAGGACCTGTCCCGAAGGGCGCTGGGCGGCCTTCTCCGCCGCCAGGGCGGCCGTCTCCGATTCACGCTGCCAGCCGCGTTCGCCGCGGGCTCTGAGCCAAGCCGTGGTCTCGTCGGGTGGCATCGCGGCGGCCACCAGCCAGCCCTGTACGGCGTCGCAGCCGAGGTCGCGCAGCCGCTCCCAGGTCTCGTCGTCCTCGACGCCCTCGGCGACGACCAGGAGGCCGAGGGAGT comes from the Streptomyces angustmyceticus genome and includes:
- the gatC gene encoding Asp-tRNA(Asn)/Glu-tRNA(Gln) amidotransferase subunit GatC codes for the protein MPGITREEVAHLARLARLELKAEELDHFAGQLDDIIGAVARVSEVADQDVPPTSHPLPLTNVMRPDEVRPSLTPEQALSGAPAQEQQRFKVPQILGEE